A window of Solanum stenotomum isolate F172 chromosome 3, ASM1918654v1, whole genome shotgun sequence contains these coding sequences:
- the LOC125858624 gene encoding probable serine/threonine-protein kinase At1g54610: MGCVFGKIGSDGRTQNSNNRNASDGGVGAPGDEVKITQPPPAAVEAEGPNRTESVSEYYSFRTLGNSFATNQQGWPPWLVAVAGDAIKDWTPRRADTFQKIEKIGQGTYSNVYKAKDLITGKIVALKKVRFDTLEPESVKFMAREILVLKKLDHPNVIKLEGLVTSRMSSSLYLVFEYMEHDLAGLAAVQKVKFSESQVKCYMKQLLSGLEHCHNNGVLHRDVKGSNLLIDNEGILKIADFGLASFYDPEHKQPMTSRVVTLWYRPPELLLGATNYGVGVDLWSAGCILAELLARKPIFPGRTEVEQLHKIFRLCGSPSEEYWRKFKLPNATLFKPQQPYKRCIDDTFKDFPPSSHPIIATLLAIDPDERGTATAALNSAFLTTEPYPCEPSSLPKYPPSKELDVKLRDEAARRQSGLHGKAHTGDGVKKVRREKVSRAIPAPEANAELQPNLDRWRMMTQANAKSKSEKFPPPHQDGAVGYPLNASHNGPASFSIADASFDSSFDPKSRSLRSTTTTGGTSRQRRTKKEEPHMAPPRKFIHAFLPSSFRLSIDMRLRGRASVSETFSHHR; this comes from the exons ATGGGATGTGTTTTTGGAAAAATTGGTAGTGACGGGAGGACACAGAATTCTAACAATCGGAATGCTTCCGACGGTGGTGTTGGAGCTCCAGGGGATGAGGTGAAGATCACTCAACCTCCACCGGCAGCGGTGGAGGCAGAAGGACCAAATCGTACAGAGTCGGTGTCTGAGTATTACAGTTTCAGAACATTGGGAAACTCTTTTGCAACGAATCAGCAAGGGTGGCCGCCGTGGCTTGTTGCCGTTGCTGGAGATGCTATAAAAGATTGGACTCCTCGCCGAGCGGATACCTTCCAGAAAATTGAAAAG ATTGGGCAAGGAACATATAGCAATGTATATAAAGCAAAGGACTTGATCACAGGGAAGATTGTTGCATTGAAGAAagttaggtttgatacattggAGCCAGAGAGTGTGAAGTTCATGGCAAGAGAAATACTTGTTTTGAAAAAACTGGACCATCCCAATGTCATCAAACTTGAAGGTTTGGTAACTTCGAGAATGTCGTCTAGTTTGTACCTTGTTTTCGAGTACATGGAGCATGATCTGGCTGGTCTAGCTGCTGTTCAAAAGGTCAAATTTAGTGAATCACAG GTAAAGTGCTACATGAAACAGTTACTCTCTGGTCTAGAGCATTGTCACAATAATGGAGTCCTACACCGTGATGTAAAAGGTTCCAATTTGCTGATTGATAATGAAGGAATTCTGAAAATAGCTGATTTTGGATTAGCTTCATTTTATGATCCTGAACACAAGCAACCTATGACTAGTCGTGTTGTGACTCTCTGGTACCGTCCACCTGAACTTCTGCTTGGAGCTACTAATTACGGTGTTGGTGTTGACCTGTGGAGTGCCGGGTGCATTTTGGCTGAGTTACTCGCAAGGAAGCCAATATTTCCTGGGAGAACGGAG GTTGAGCAACTCCATAAAATATTTAGGTTGTGTGGCTCTCCATCCGAGGAGTATTGGAGGAAATTCAAGTTACCAAATGCTACTCTGTTTAAACCACAACAACCTTATAAACGCTGCATTGACGATACATTCAAGGATTTTCCACCCTCTTCACATCCCATAATTGCAACACTTCTTGCTATCGATCCTGATGAAAGAGGCACAGCAACTGCAGCTTTGAACAGCGCA TTCCTTACAACTGAACCATATCCTTGCGAGCCTTCAAGCTTGCCAAAATATCCTCCTAGCAAGGAATTGGATGTAAAACTAAGAGATGAAGCTGCCAGGAG GCAAAGTGGTTTGCACGGAAAAGCTCACACTGGTGATGGTGTCAAGAAAGTGAGACGTGAGAAAGTTAGTCGTGCAATTCCAGCTCCGGAGGCTAATGCAGAGCTCCAACCAAACCTCGAT AGGTGGAGGATGATGACACAGGCTAATGCTAAGAGCAAGAGTGAAAAATTTCCTCCACCACATCAAGATGGAGCAGTTGGATACCCTCTTAATGCATCACATAATGGCCCTGCATCATTCAGTATAGCTGATGCTTCTTTTGATTCAAGTTTTGATCCAAAGTCACGATCTTTGAGAAGCACCACAACTACAGGTGGGACGTCGAGGCAGAGGAGAACCAAGAAAGAAGAGCCTCATATGGCTCCACCTCGCAAATTTATCCATGCATTCCTTCCTTCTTCTTTTAGACTATCTATAGATATGAGACTGAGGGGTAGAGCTTCCGTTTCAGAGACATTTAGTCACCATAGATAA